TGTCGAAGTCGACCGGCAGGCCGGCCGTGCGGACCTGGTCGAGCAGCTCGGGCAGCTCGGCGACGCCGGGCTGCGGGACGTACTCCTCGGCGGTGTCGGTGGTGCGCAGCACGCCGAGCAGCCGGCGCATCTCGACCAGCGCCTGACGCCCCGTCGAGGCGATGGTGCCGAGCGCCTCCTTGGCCTGCTGCGGGGAGTTGTCCAGCACGTAGGCGGCGCCGTCGGCCTGAACGATCATCACCGAGACGTTGTGCGCCACCACGTCGTGCAACTCACGGGCGATCCGGGCCCGCTCCGCCGCGACCGCGATCTTGGCCTGGGCGCCCCGCTCGCGCTCCAGCCGGGCGGCCCGGTCCTCCAGCTCGGTCAGGTACGCCCGGCGGACCCGGGTGAGCCGGCCCCAGGCCCAGCACAGCACGAAGGGGGTGGACATCAGCACGGAGAAGAAGATCACCTGCGGGGCACCCTGGGTCGCGGCGCCGACCTCGTGGAACCGCGCCAGCGTCAGCGGCCCGGCCGCCAGCCCGGCCACCAGGGCCAGCCGCGAGGTCCAGACCGCGCCGTAGGCCGCGCCGGTGTACGCGAACACCAGGTAGCCGATGCTCTCCACGCCGGGGTTGACGTGACCCGCCAGCTGGCCGAGGCCGAGCACCACCGCGGCGACCGTGGTCGCGTTCGGGTGCTGCCGGCGCCACACCATCATCCCGCCGACCAGACCGGCCAGGACGTAGGAGGCCTGCTCCCGCCAGCCCGACTGGTTGCCGGTGCTGAGCAGGGCGAAGGAGGCGAGCAGCAGCGCCCAGGCGGAGTCGACCACCATGGGGTGACGGCGGAACCAGGCGTTGAGTCGGTGCACAGCTCAAGCCTAGGCACCCCCGGACAGTGGAAAGGTCCGCCGGGAGAGCGATCCCTCCTACTCCGCAGGGTGGAGAGCCGACGTGACGCCGGTAACGTCCGGGGCATGAGTTGGATGCGGTGGCGGACCGCCATGGAGCAGGCGCTGTACGGGACCGACGGTGGGTTCTACCGCAGGCCGGAGGGCCCGGCGGGGCACTTCCGGACCTCGGTGCACGCCTCCCCGAGGTACGCCGGAGCGGTCACCCGCCTCCTGACGGAGGTGGATGTCGCGCTCGGCCACCCCGAGGAACTGGCCCTGGTGGACGTCGGGGCCGGCCGGGGCGAGCTGCTGGCCGGCGTGCTGGCGGCGGTCGGCCCGGAGCTGGCCGGGCGGCTGCGCCCGTACGCGGTGGAGCTGGCCGACCGGCCGGCCGGGCTGCCGGAGCCGGTGGTGTGGACGGACCGGCTGCCTGACGGGGTGTCGGGTCTGCTGTTCGCCAACGAGTGGCTGGACAACGTGCCGCTGGACAGCGCGGAGCGGGACGAGCAGGGGGACCTGCGGTACCTGGAGGTGGCGCCGGACGGGACGGAGCGGCTCGGCGGTCCGGTGGACGGGGCGGACGCCGACTGGGCCGCGCGGTGGTGGCCGGAGGGGCCCCGGGTCGAGCTCGGCGGTCCCCGGGACGCGGCCTGGGCGGCGGCGGTCGGGTCGCTGGAGCGCGGGCTCGCGGTGGCGGTGGACTACGCCCACACCCGCGCCGACCGGCCGCTGTTCGAGACCCTGACCGGCTTCCGGGACGGCCGGGAGGTCCGTCCGGTTCCTGACGGTTCGTGCGATCTCACCGCGCACGTGGCACTGGACGCGGTGGCCGTCCGCGGTGTCCACAGCCTGTGGACGACCCAGCGCGAGGCGCTCCGGGCGCTCGGGGTGGACGGCGCCCGGCCGCCGCTCGCGCTGGCGTCCAGCGACCCGGTGGCGTACCTGCGCGCGCTCGGCGGCGCGGGTGAGGGGGCGGAACTGACCGACCCGGCCGGGCTCGGCGGTTTCGGCTGGCTGGCCCAGGCTGTCCGGATGCCGGTACCGGA
This genomic interval from Kitasatospora gansuensis contains the following:
- a CDS encoding sensor histidine kinase, whose translation is MHRLNAWFRRHPMVVDSAWALLLASFALLSTGNQSGWREQASYVLAGLVGGMMVWRRQHPNATTVAAVVLGLGQLAGHVNPGVESIGYLVFAYTGAAYGAVWTSRLALVAGLAAGPLTLARFHEVGAATQGAPQVIFFSVLMSTPFVLCWAWGRLTRVRRAYLTELEDRAARLERERGAQAKIAVAAERARIARELHDVVAHNVSVMIVQADGAAYVLDNSPQQAKEALGTIASTGRQALVEMRRLLGVLRTTDTAEEYVPQPGVAELPELLDQVRTAGLPVDFDSAGDPQELPRGVELTVYRIVQEALTNVRKHGGPDVRARVAVDFRDRELEVLIEDDGRGSTDDQLVVGGSDGPGHGLIGMRERVGMVSGSLDIGPRPGGGFRIRAVLPLKTIK
- a CDS encoding SAM-dependent methyltransferase — encoded protein: MSWMRWRTAMEQALYGTDGGFYRRPEGPAGHFRTSVHASPRYAGAVTRLLTEVDVALGHPEELALVDVGAGRGELLAGVLAAVGPELAGRLRPYAVELADRPAGLPEPVVWTDRLPDGVSGLLFANEWLDNVPLDSAERDEQGDLRYLEVAPDGTERLGGPVDGADADWAARWWPEGPRVELGGPRDAAWAAAVGSLERGLAVAVDYAHTRADRPLFETLTGFRDGREVRPVPDGSCDLTAHVALDAVAVRGVHSLWTTQREALRALGVDGARPPLALASSDPVAYLRALGGAGEGAELTDPAGLGGFGWLAQAVRMPVPESLGGLSGWQTLTP